From the genome of Setaria viridis chromosome 1, Setaria_viridis_v4.0, whole genome shotgun sequence:
ACACAGAAAAATGGCCATATCTGCATGGAGCAACATCATTTTGTTTGTGGGTTGAAAACATCAATTGTGAAAAGTTCAAAATCGTTCAGGCCACACAATAAGTTTGTGTATCGACTCTCAGCcaccacattttttttatttcaattacAGCAGTATTGAAGATACAATCAAATAGCACAACAGGATATCTTTAAAAACATAGATGCAGTAACATCTCAAGATCTGCACAACTGGACCAACAAGAATGAGCATCAAAGAGAGTTCAGGATCATACAGTGGATAAGTGGAGCCTGCCAAACAATGAGATTATCATTCCATTCTTTTGGAAGAAAACGCTTTATAGAAGGAAGCAATGTTGCTCTGCATGACAACGGAACGAATGCATTCATTAGCTCATAAGTACAGTACTAAGTGTACACGTCTGCAAAAGATATTCCAAGAAAATTTGGACTTACGAAAGAGCAACAATgccaagaatgaagaagtaaGCAGTGAGCACAGCATTGACCAAGTCTTTTGAAAGAAACTTGAATAGAAGGAACAATGACAAAAGCATAGCACTTCCCACTAAGGGGAAACGCATAGCATGCTCCTTGGACATTGTCTCCTGCATaataaaaaaatgcacaaaaaatCAATTAGTCTCATGATTTTCATGTCAAGGCAATACCCAGAAGATACATATACTTAGCAAAGAAAAACATATTTCTTACAGTGGGTGGAGTTGGCTTGACAGAACGGTAACAACCGACATAGACAGTAAGACATGCTGTCAATATCACATTCACATTTGGGTTTACATTAACCACAAGTGGCGCCAAACTCAAAGCTGCATATATTGTTAAAAAAAGAGGATGCAGAGGTCAGCAAGTTTTCATTtttatcaaaagaaaaggaagaaggtATCAAGGTAAAGATTGCAAAGGCAGCGATGACTGAATTGAACAAGAAACGCACCAGCAAGAGCCAAATTGGCAGCTCGCTCATGCGTCTTCATTGCTAGGGGGCAATCAGGGAGGCTAGCAAGGTGCCCTTCGTTGGAATATCAAAGTGACCCTGCTaagctgatgatgatgatggcacAGGTGCTTCACAATCTTATCCCTGGAGACATACAAATGAGGGCTCAGCAAAGCAAGACTTTACTTTTATGGTCTGAAGCAGCTAAAGTTCAAGTTTTTTATCGAATAATAAATAGTTAGGTTAACAGTGTAGGAAACATCTAACGATGGAACAGAcgtaatttttatttatttcctcCTTACAGTCCATGATACAAAAGCTCAGCAGTACTGTAAGGTCAAAGAATGATTCAGGTATTCACACCTAAGTCCCCAAGTAAAAGCATGCACGGATACAATAGCAATTCTGATATTTATCATCTCACAACTGAATTTTCCACATAATTAACAGAAGAATCAATTTGTCCTAAAAACCAGCATAATAACAGAAGCAATTCCCATAAGATCTGGTCCGCAAAACCCAGGGGCACACTTAAGCAGGACATGATGGTTTTTTTAATACGAATTACACCCTCACCATAGTTACCAAGTCTTATGGGGTCAACTGAGATTTTTCAGACATCAGGGGTCAACTGAGATCGATCTTACGCGCTGAACAAGAGCCTAATCGAACCGGACCAACGGGTGCACGGGTTAGATGCACGGGTTCGATTAACCGGGCACCAACGCGGCAAACGAATCCGCGACAAACTGAGCCGCGAGAAAACGAAGATTTGGGAATTGACACCCGCAATCGCAGCAGAGAAATGAAAGATCCCGCCGGACGAAACGAGTTCCTAGTACGACGGAGCACCCCCCACGGGGAATATGGTTTACTCACCGAGGAAGGAGGAAATCAGTCAGTCAGTCCGGCCGGATCTCGCGTCCTCGACCCCGAGCCCCAGCCGAAGGGTTTTGAGGGGGGCGACGACGGTGGGACTGGGGCAGGCGGAAGGACGTCCGGCCCGCGGGTCGTCGCGTcccgtcgccggcggtgaggcCGGCTGTGCGGGATGGGAGGAGCGTAGAATTTGGGGACGGGAAGGATGGAGGAAATTGTGGGGGAATTAATAGGGAAGGAGGggacagggaggaggaagaagaagaagagcggaGACAAAGGGGATTTTTTTTACAGCGAAACGGTTTATAGTAAGACGCCGTTATTACTCCAATGACAGCGTGGGCCCGCAGTAACATTCAACTTGGGGGGCTCCTTCGGTTGACCAGCAGGGACCCACACACCAGAATCCTTCGAATCCCATGCATAACGACTGACGAGTATTTGTGAACAAGTATAAAATGATTAAAATTGACAACTTTATTAGAAGATAAAAAAGATACCTTCGGGTGTATTGGAAATAAGATACTGACTTACTGAGATCTTCTGGTGTATTGGAAATAAGAGATTGCAATCTTCTAATGCATTGAAAAGGATATTTGTTTTGAGTAGACGTTGCCAGCCATACCATCAAACGTGCTTGCTTGGTTCACAATGTGCGATTTTTATTTCGTACTGCAACGATTTGTTTTTGGTTTATCATAGCAACAACTCTGACGAGCCACGAATTCTTACTTATCATGTCAACCCCCAACTGTCCGATTAGAGCTATGTGTCTGGCAAATTGCGTCTTCTATGCAAAATGCATATGATCTTGGGAGATGAGATCTCATTGGCACACTAATCTTGGGATGCATTGCCCTCGTGAAAACCGCACTCAACATGGCGTAGCACTGGACAATTCAGAGCACTGCTCGCACTCGATAAAGCACTCAGATTTCAGATAGCCTTAAGACAGGTTAGTTGGAACTGGCTGTTTTTAAGTGTGCTTCAGCATACAAAATTTGCTGTTCAGTTGTTCTCTATGGAGCAGTCTAAACTTTAGACCAAGAAGGCAAGAACATCATATGGAACGAATTACAAGTCCCATTTTTCAGTACAAGAATGCGAGAGCAACACAGAAAATCAGATATGGCAGCTTCATGTATGACTAAATTGGTGTCAGGAACCACTTGAGCTTGTCCTTAGACATTTCCCAGCCTGCCATATGTTTTGCTTCACTGGGCGCAGTGTGTTATAGTTCATCATCGATCTGGATGGTAGCACTGGAAGATAAGGAAACGGAAGAAGACATATTTTAGAGCAATCAGATAGTAGAAAAATGTACATTGTGTGAACGTacaaacatgcatgcatccttATTTCACAAGCATGCTAAAGAATCTTACAGCTGACATGGCCTTGTCACATAATGTTCTTTAGAAATTTGGTTGAAACAAAAAGATCTTATTTTACAAACACTAAATGCCTTACCTTGCTGTAATTCTTTATGTAGGCACCAAAAGCCATCACAGAAAACATTTCCTGACTATCTATGCTTGATAATTGATACGACAGATATGACATACCTTGTGGACCGACAGTGTTTGCTAATATCTTCACAAAGGGCCTTGCTCACACTTTCCGATTCTGAGGAGCTTGTTTTTATCCACTCAGAGAGCTGCAAATGAACCAGAAAAAGAATAAGAATCATAAGGCCTTGTTTTGccaatttttttaagaaacataCAATTCAAAAACAAAACACAACTACCAATCAAGCTAATAATAAGATATTTGCTAAAACCAAACTGTGGTAGAACGGTATGAATGGCATCCAAGATAAGCCTACCTCATCCTCTGTTTCCTCAAGTAACCTGCAAAAAGTGAAGCTGGTCAGTTCATTCTCTCAATAATCAGCTGCAGAGAGAGTATATCTTTTCTTTACACAACAAATATATGTGTGCTCTAAAGAAAATCATGTATTCAGTACAGTCCACATTCTTCCAGACTTCATAGGAAAGAAAATACTGAAATTGCCTATATGTGCTGCTTATTACAATGAAGTTCATCAAAATTAGTGGAAACATAACATACCTTCCACAGAAGGTGGACAGATTTTTGGAATGTGCTCGTGCTGCTGCCTTCTTTTCTACAAAAAGAACAGTAAAATAATCAATATAATTTTACACATTTGAAACAATTCTAATTCTAATACATGTATAAATGTTTTTATTGTAATGAATCAACATAAATCCAAAGGTACGACTTGTTGTTTGCTTGTCATTCAGCATTAAGATTTACCACCAGATGATCCAAGTTCATTTCCTGTACTGGATTGATTGCTAAGATCATTTTTGCCTTTTTGGTAATATCCTCCAAGTTTATTTTGACATCACTGAAGCTGAGTTGCTTGTGATAAGTCTAATGGTGAGTACATTCAGCAATGAGCAGAAACACAGTACTAAACCTAGTGCTTGCAACCTTTTTTGGGGTGATGCATGCAAGAAAAAAACTAAGCAGGCAGAAGGCACTAATACAGTGCAAGAAACCATGGATTGGAATTGCACTTTGAGCTCCCAGTATGGATGTAGTAACAAGTCTCAGAAGATTTAACAGCCACAGAGTTGACAAAGATTACCAGTTTGAAAGCTGTTCCAATCTGTTACTTTCACCCATCCTTTTCCACCTGATTCCAactgtttaaaaaaaaaggagttaCGTTGGTGGCTAAATGCTTGCGAACATCCTGATGCTGAATGAAAAAATCAATACTAAAGTATACTGATAATCCACTCTACATTTATAGCATCTTTATGACATATCCAGAAAAGGGAAGCAGCATCGATAAGATGGCATTCAGTACAAATAATAAAACAGCAATAGATCTTTGTGTTGTACCTTCTGCAAGGTATAATCTTGCATCTTATCGCACAGGTCATCCAGAAGTTCTACAACCCGAAGCTCACTGACTCTGCACATGTGTATACAGAATCAACTACATAGCATGACAAAAGTAGGCAGTGCAATACATCCATAACTTGTTATGTGAAACCAAAGATGCCCATCAAGATCAAATACGCTCCATGTGGAGTGTTCAATCAGGGATTATTCCCCTCAACATATATTTCCAATAAGCATCTTTTTCATCATCGTCAATGTGTGTTATTATGATGGTTGTGTACCTGTAGTCAATGACCTTCCCTTCCCTCTGACCTTTAGAATTCAAGCGGTTGCGCAAGTCCAAGTGATTTCTTGGTTTCTCCTGCATTAGAGATTTcagtaaaaaaataattgatCAAATTGTGCCATAACCGAGAAACTAATATGATATATGCAATGGAACGTTTGTTCTATCAATTGTAAAAGATAACTTCATTTGAGAAAGATAAAGCTTTTGTATTACACAGACAACTGAAATCAGCATCGTGAACAATGGTCAGAATTACTTAAGGCAAATGCATGAAAGATTATTGATTTACTTACACTCGAAATTCCAATCTCTAGCTCCGCCTGGAAAGAAGATCAATAGATCCATCAGATAATATACAGTGTGCATTGCAAATTGCTGAATATGAAGTTCATTTGCTGATGGTAAAGAGGAACAAGGGAGCAGTACATGCCCCTAGAACTCAAACTCAATCTTTCAAACAACTGACTACACTTACTACACATGATAGTTCTCCAAACACATAAGCACGCCAAAATGATGATTTTCCTACCTCAGTGCTGAAATTTCCCCGTTAATACAGTTATTAGTCTAATTTCAAGTTATCAACAAAGTAGTGCTAGTCAGGGCCCCATATTAGTCCAAACTCGGGCTCTACCAGCGTCAAAATTCTACAGAGAACGCTAAAAGATCCAGGTCATGGTCTATCCTGCACTATAGCTTCACAAGAAGCGGGAAAGGTCGAAGCCAATTTCTTCCCCTCGCTGGTGTAAAATGGTTTCAGTCACACTAAGCAGGATTGCTCCAAGAATGAacaagagaagagaaaaggGAACTTACAGCAACGGCCTTGCAGGCGGCGCACTTGTCCCCGATGGCGGatgcggaggaggcggccgccgcgaaGATGGCGGCGAGGAGTATGAGGGCGACGGATCTGTGGATTGCAGCTCTCGGCTCCATCTCCCGCGATCTGGTGCAGCCTGCAGCGTCGTCTCCCTCCCGAATTCCAGTCTCCGCTTCCGCGTGATGGTCTTTTTGCAGATGTGACCCCCGAGATCTTGAGCATGTTTAAATACGTCCGTACTCTTTCAGTTGTCGGAAGCTTCTGGAATTCTATGCGGACCAGCTTTATTACTACTCCACTCAGTTCTTCCTTCTTCGTGTCTTTCACGCAAGAGAAGAGAAGTGACCAAGAACAATTTCGAAAGAAAAAGAGTTGACCAAGCGCAAAATACATGAATGTCTTGTTGCAAGCAGATGTTCTACTGTAGAAATATACATGGCACCCAAAACACGAGTCACGAGATTTTAAATCAAGTTTGGAGTTCCCTGCATTTTTGCAGTTGATCCTTCAGGTTTTACATAGCCAAAACTCAACCACCATAAAGTCACAAAAAAGGTAAAAACAAATCCATAACTCGCATGCCGGTACACGTAGTTGCAGCACAGGCAATGCCACACTGTACATGCCTTGTTTCTGTAATTTCGTTTACACCAAGTCATGAACTCGTTTGGTATTTCCATTTGTTGTTGATCAGATCAACATCCAGCCAGCAGGTGCAGCAACTCAAGTTCGCCATGCGGCCGACTCTCCTGATCAACGTTCTCTTCCCACCATGTAGCATTCTGCATCATGGAAACTCTAGTAAAactgat
Proteins encoded in this window:
- the LOC117838851 gene encoding uncharacterized protein yields the protein MEPRAAIHRSVALILLAAIFAAAASSASAIGDKCAACKAVAAELEIGISSEKPRNHLDLRNRLNSKGQREGKVIDYRVSELRVVELLDDLCDKMQDYTLQKLESGGKGWVKVTDWNSFQTEKKAAARAHSKNLSTFCGRLLEETEDELSEWIKTSSSESESVSKALCEDISKHCRSTSATIQIDDEL